Genomic window (Heliomicrobium gestii):
GCCTACTCCAAGCTCTTCAAGGAGTGGGGCTGGATCGTCAGCACCGGCAACTATGTCGACGAGATTGAGGCGGCCGTCGACACGGTCCGGCAGGAGCAATTGGAAAAGACGAAGCGCGAGATCATCTTCGAAGGCCTTTTCTCCCTGCTCTCCCTGATCATCTCCGGCGCCGTCGCCATCACTCTCAGCCGGCGCATCACCAATCCGCTGAAGACGATGATGGCCGGCATCGAAAAAGACGCCTCCGGAAAAATCACCATCCGCGACGTCCAGGTGGAGGCCAAGGATGAGATCGGCGATCTAGCCCGCTCGCTGAACGCGTTGACGGGACAGGTGCGTCACTTCGTGCAGCAGGTCATGGAATCATCCAACCGGATCACCCGGAACGCCCGCGGCGTCGAGCAGTCCTGCGAGCAGTTGGGCCGCCAGTCGACAGAAACCACGGCCATCACCCAGGAGATCAACGCCGCCATGGAGGAATCGGCGGCGACGATTCAGGAGATCAACGCCACCATCGAAGAGGTGCGCGGTCAGACCCATTCGATGAACCAAAGCGCGGCCCAGGGCCTCACCCTCTCCCGCAGCATCGACCAGCGGGCCAACACCCTGCGGGAAGAGGCCATCGCCTCGGCGCAGCAGGCCCAGGCCGTGTTCGCCGACATGAAGGCGCAACTGACCGCCGCCATCGAAGGCTCGCGGGAAGTCGAAAAGATCGATGAACTGGCAAACGCCATTTTGCGCATCACCGAGCAGACCAACCTGCTCGCCTTAAACGCCGCCATTGAAGCCGCTCACGCCGGCGATGTGGGCCGGGGCTTCGCCGTCGTCGCCGGCGAGATCCGCAAGCTCGCCGAGGAATCGGCCCGGACGGTCGAAGACATCCAAAACATCGTTAGCGCCGCCCGCGCCTCTGTGGCCCTGTTGGCCGACACATCGGGCAAAGCCGTCGACTTCATGGATGAAGGCGTCGCCGCCAGCGCGACCAAGCTCCAGGGCGCGGCCGAACAGTACAGCGCCGACGCCAAGCGCTTCGAGACCTTCATGGAAGGCTTCAAGCGCACCTGCGACCGCATGGATGAGACGATGAACTCCATCGCCAAATCGATCGAACAAATGACCGCCGCCGTCAACGAAAGCGCCGACGGCATCTCCCAGGTCGCCTTCCAAACGGCGAACATGCAGCAGCAGGTCGGGTCGATCCAGGAAAAGTCGAACGAGACGAATGACAACATTGAAAAATTGAACGAACTGGTCAAAGGCTTTGACATCTAGGTTCACGGTCTTCATGGACGGTCTTATAGATGGTCGTCATCAATGGCCTTTTCGCTAGACGCTTCATACTTTTCTATGAGGGCAGATTTGACGCTTCCTCCCTAGGGACGTATGCCTCAGTGGTTTACGGATGAACGCAGAAAACCCGTCGCACCCTCGAACAGAAGGGGCGGCGGGTTTTTTAGCGGAGCCTTTCGTTGTCGCGCGAGGAGCCTATCGCCAACCGCCGAATCACAAAGTCGCGATCCGCTTCCGGCCACCTCTGCAGGATTTGGCCGATAAAACCGGTCACATGGGCGGCGGCGAAGCTGTTTCCTCGCAAGTTGCGCCGCGGTTGCCGCACATCGAGCGGCCGCGGGTAGCCGTGGGCGGAGAGGGGAACGACATCCTCCGGATGATAACGCCATTCATCGGCGGAACAGTCCCCCGCCTTGACGCCGAAGACATTGGCCAAAGAGGCGGGCCAGCACCTTTCCTGGCGCGGCGATTGGGCGGCCACAATCAGGCTTCCCTTGGCCTCGGCGGCGTCACAGGCCGCCTGAAACAACGACCGGTACCGCTCATCGGCGACGCCGAGGCTCACATTGATCAGATCCAGGTCATGATCGATGGCCCATCCGATCCCGGCGGCGACGACAGAGGGAAAGGTGCGCAGGTGATCATCAAAGACCTTGATGGCATAGAGCTCCGCCGCCGGGAGCTTGGCCCGGATGATCCCGGCGATGGCGGTTCCATGCCCCAAGCGGTCGGTGTAGTCGGTCAGGGGTTGCAGGCAGCCGTCGACGCCCACGGCGATCCGCACCCCGCCGGCGATCCTTCCCACGTGGCTGTGCGCTTCATTGACGCCGCTGTCGATAATCCCAACACGGATCGGCCTATCCCGCATGGGCAGTCCACCCTCTCGCGCTGAATTGCCAACGGCCCTTCGTGTGTTCCAAAAAGTGATCCGCCAGGCTCACAAGGCCTGGGCGGTGGCTGACCAGGATCAAGGTAACACCGGGAAAACGACGTCGGAGATTTTCCAGGATGCCTTGTTCGGTATCCCTATCGAGGGCCGATGTCGCCTCATCGAGAACGATGACCTTGGGCTGATGGAGAAGCGCCCGGGCGATCGCCAGGCGCTGTCGTTGCCCCGCCGACAGTTGCATCCCTTTTTCACCGATGATCGTCGCATAGCCCTGGGGCAACTGCAAAATGACGTCGTGGATGTCCGCCAGCTTCGCCATCGCCTCGACCTCAGCCATCGGGCAGGCGCGTCCAAAGGTCAGGTTCTCCGCCACCGTGCCGTGAATCAACCAGACGTCCTGGCTCACATAGGCGATGTTTCGCCGCAGGCTGGCCGCGTCGATCTCTGCGATGGGGATGCCGTCGAGCCGAATGGCGCCGGCAGTCGGCGTCAGGTGTTTCAGGAGCAAGTCCAGAATCGTCGTCTTGCCGATCCCGCTCGGTCCGACTATCGCCAAGACAGCGCCGGCTGGCAGCGTGAAGGTCAGGCTGGAGAGGATCCGTTTTTCCGAGTACACATCGGGATAGGCGAAGGACACATTTCGGAATTCGATCTGGCCGCGCAGGGGTTCGGGAAGCGTCGCCGGCAAGGACGGTTCCGCCGGCTGATCCAACAGTTCGCTGACTCGCTCCCAGGACACGCGCGCTTTCTCGCCCTTGATATAGACGCCGGTCAATCCTTGGATCGGCGAAAAGGCGCGCACCAGATAGGATGAAAAGGCGATCAGATCGCCGACAGAGATCGCGCTATGCAACACATCGCGGCCACACCACCAGTACACGGCGACTCCAGCGACAGCGACGACCGTTCCCGGTATGTTCCCCGCGAGAAAGGACACATTCAACAATTGCAGGTTCACCCTGTTGACAGTGTCCGTGTCCCGCCGGAAGGCCGCCGAAACGGTCGGTTCGACAGCCAGGCCTTTGATAACCTTGATGCCCTGCAACGATTCGAGCAACACCGTGGCCAATCGCCCCTGGCCTTGCCGGACCTGATTCGCCAATCCTCCCACCGTCCGCCGGAAGAGCGCCCCCGACAGCGCCGGCAAGGGCAACAGGAGGAGGCTCAGCCAGGCGAGGGGCGGGTTGAGCCAAAAGAGCATCGCTACGTTGAAGACGAGGGCGATCACGTTCGTGATGACAAAGTAGAGGGAATCGACGGCAAAGCCCTGCACCTCGGCCATATCCATGTTCAGGCGGGTCAGCAGCTCCCCCGTTTTTTGCCGGTAGAGAAGCGGCATGGGCAGGCGCAGGATGTGGCAGAACAGATCCTCACGCATGTCCGCCAGAACCTGCATCGTCGCCCGGCTATAGAGGAGGTTGTTTGCCCAGGAGCAGAAGAAGCCGGCGATGACGAGCGCCAGGCTGATGGCAACGAGTTGGTTCAACAAGGGCTTGTGGCCGATCAGGACCTCGTCGACGAGCAGCTTGGTGACGTACGGGTAGGCCATCCCGAATCCGGTCGAGGCCAGGGAAAGGGCGCCCACCGCCAGCAAGGCCCACCGGCGACGCTGCAAATAGGGCCGCAGGGCGCGCCAACGGCCGTTGCGCAGCCGCGCTCCGGAAGCATCGCCGCCGACGGCAACGGCAGCGGCGAGGGGCGTGGCAACAGATGCTTGCCCGCCGCCACTGCCGGCAGTATCACCGGTAGTAGCACATGTATGAATCGGCGCAAAACTGGGGGGTGTCGCGGAGTTGTTGGGCATATCGCATCACCTCTTCCGGCGCGACGGCGCCGACCTTGTCCAGGACGGCTTTGGCGAGTTGGACGGCGCCCAGCTTGCGCAAAAAGGAGGCTTCCCTTCCCACGATTTTGAGGGAGGAAACGCCGATCCGCTGCAGTTCCGGCAGAGCGCACAAGCCGCATGGCCCCAAGGGCAACCCTTTCGCCGACACCTGATTGCCGCAGCTGTTGAGATACCAGATCCATTTGCGGTAGTCGGCCAGATTGGCCAGCCACCGCTCTTTTACTTCCGGCGCGATCGGATCGTCGGCGATCAAGCCATAGTCCCAGGCGGTGGAGCAAAACCCTCCGGGCATATGGGAGGTGCGGCAAAGGCCCTCCTCATAGGCGCAGCCGTCGTTCAGCAAAAACACCTCGATTTCCAGATCCGCGCCGACGGCGGCGCAGATCCCCTCGATCTCGATCAACGAGAGGCTGCGCGGCAGGATGATCCGCTTTGCGCCCAGATCGCGGAAAAAGCAGGCGGCCTGAGCATTGTGCACCGCAGCGACACTGCTCACATGGACGCAGTATCCCTGATCGGCCAACACCGACACCAGCCCGGGATCGCTGACGATGAAGGCGTCGAGACCGCAGTCGGCGACGGCTCTTTCGGCCATCTCCAGGAGGAGGGGCCACTGCGCCGCCTGATAGCTTGGGGCGTTGACCGTCAGATAGACAGGGACGCCCGCCTTTTTTGCCTTGTGCGCCGCTTCGGCCAGGGAAGACCAGGAGGTAAAGCTCGCGCGGGGGCTGCGCCGGTTCAGCCACCCCCCCTGTTTTTCTGTCCACGCTTCAGGGACGAGGCCGCAGTAGAGTTCTCCTGCGCCTGAACCGATCAGCATCTCCACTTCATCGACCCTGCTCAACGGAGCCAGCAATTTCATGCTGTTCCCTCCAATCAACCCGGTTTGGCCTGGATGACGATCCGATCCACCCCGGCAGGCGGTTCCAACGGCAACGACGTATGCCAGAAGAACACCGTGTTTCCCGCCTGGATCAGATCGGGCGCCAGCTGCAGCGTGTAGGTTTGGCACTCTTTTTTACAGGGGGTATGGGCGGTAAATCGCTGAGCTGTCGCAGCCCCCAGGGAACCGGCGAGACAGGCCCTGCCGGTCGTCACATAGGAAAAGGGCGCATAGAGGCTCACCTTCCAGGGAAGACGCGAGACCCCCTTCGAACTGTGCAGGTCATCGCCCCATGCGTCATCGCCCCATGCGTGGAACTTCGATGAGTGATCCTGTGGTGGCTGGCCTTGCGGCCGTTGGCTGCCCACAGGCAGGTCTGTTTCCACGCGCGCGACTCCCTTGGGCGCCAGCACCCGTTCAAAAAAGCCGCGCTCGATGGGGATCTCCTCATCGCTCTCGGGCATCCGCGGGTCTCGCAGGGTTTTCACCAGCAGCCGCCCGATGACAGGTGTCAGCCTGTATTCACTGACCAGTCGAAAGACACCCCAGTCGTTGACGACAACCTCCCCTTGCGGGTGATGTTGACGAAATTCTTTCAATAGTAAGGAGACCTGGGCGAGGCCCAGGTCAGACACATAGGGGGTGACCAATGTCATTGCCATCTGTTGCGTTTTACACCAGTTCAGCGCTTGCGATAAAGCCGAAAGACTCGGCAGTTTCCGCTGGCAAAATTCGGTTCCAAAGTAGAGCCGCTTGAACCGCTCCAGTCCGCTTTCAACGGCTGCCGCCGATTTCACTTTTTCCGCTGTTCTCACTCTATCGGCTGTATCCGCCATATCACCCGCTGTGACGGCTGTATCCACTGTTTCCGCTATTTTCAATTCTTCCCTTGCTTCTGCCGTGTCCACCAGCCACGGACTGTCCAACAGCGCCGTCTCTTTCCAAAGTTCACTGGCATCGCTGCAATAGATGGCCCACTCCATCAGTCATCCCTCCTGCTTCCTAGGGCACCATCACCACTCGACAATGAATCGTGTCTGTCGGCAGTTCGGTGTCCTTGATCACCTCGAAGGTGTCGGCG
Coding sequences:
- a CDS encoding U32 family peptidase, whose translation is MKLLAPLSRVDEVEMLIGSGAGELYCGLVPEAWTEKQGGWLNRRSPRASFTSWSSLAEAAHKAKKAGVPVYLTVNAPSYQAAQWPLLLEMAERAVADCGLDAFIVSDPGLVSVLADQGYCVHVSSVAAVHNAQAACFFRDLGAKRIILPRSLSLIEIEGICAAVGADLEIEVFLLNDGCAYEEGLCRTSHMPGGFCSTAWDYGLIADDPIAPEVKERWLANLADYRKWIWYLNSCGNQVSAKGLPLGPCGLCALPELQRIGVSSLKIVGREASFLRKLGAVQLAKAVLDKVGAVAPEEVMRYAQQLRDTPQFCADSYMCYYR
- a CDS encoding ABC transporter ATP-binding protein, whose protein sequence is MPNNSATPPSFAPIHTCATTGDTAGSGGGQASVATPLAAAVAVGGDASGARLRNGRWRALRPYLQRRRWALLAVGALSLASTGFGMAYPYVTKLLVDEVLIGHKPLLNQLVAISLALVIAGFFCSWANNLLYSRATMQVLADMREDLFCHILRLPMPLLYRQKTGELLTRLNMDMAEVQGFAVDSLYFVITNVIALVFNVAMLFWLNPPLAWLSLLLLPLPALSGALFRRTVGGLANQVRQGQGRLATVLLESLQGIKVIKGLAVEPTVSAAFRRDTDTVNRVNLQLLNVSFLAGNIPGTVVAVAGVAVYWWCGRDVLHSAISVGDLIAFSSYLVRAFSPIQGLTGVYIKGEKARVSWERVSELLDQPAEPSLPATLPEPLRGQIEFRNVSFAYPDVYSEKRILSSLTFTLPAGAVLAIVGPSGIGKTTILDLLLKHLTPTAGAIRLDGIPIAEIDAASLRRNIAYVSQDVWLIHGTVAENLTFGRACPMAEVEAMAKLADIHDVILQLPQGYATIIGEKGMQLSAGQRQRLAIARALLHQPKVIVLDEATSALDRDTEQGILENLRRRFPGVTLILVSHRPGLVSLADHFLEHTKGRWQFSARGWTAHAG
- the qhpE gene encoding subtilisin-like serine protease QhpE, yielding MRDRPIRVGIIDSGVNEAHSHVGRIAGGVRIAVGVDGCLQPLTDYTDRLGHGTAIAGIIRAKLPAAELYAIKVFDDHLRTFPSVVAAGIGWAIDHDLDLINVSLGVADERYRSLFQAACDAAEAKGSLIVAAQSPRQERCWPASLANVFGVKAGDCSADEWRYHPEDVVPLSAHGYPRPLDVRQPRRNLRGNSFAAAHVTGFIGQILQRWPEADRDFVIRRLAIGSSRDNERLR
- a CDS encoding methyl-accepting chemotaxis protein, with amino-acid sequence MRQIKHKIMAAIMLTTFLLTAILGGTTLLGIYNSAHSEVANRRAQLYAQYDGMIKSQVDQAVGVLLYAYNKQQTGELTEAQAKKLATDLIKTFRYGDKQDGYFWIDALDCTLIAHPMLANQEGSNRKNSQDPKGVYIIQEVIAAAQGKNDGFSNFLWEKPQDVGSGNLTPKRAYSKLFKEWGWIVSTGNYVDEIEAAVDTVRQEQLEKTKREIIFEGLFSLLSLIISGAVAITLSRRITNPLKTMMAGIEKDASGKITIRDVQVEAKDEIGDLARSLNALTGQVRHFVQQVMESSNRITRNARGVEQSCEQLGRQSTETTAITQEINAAMEESAATIQEINATIEEVRGQTHSMNQSAAQGLTLSRSIDQRANTLREEAIASAQQAQAVFADMKAQLTAAIEGSREVEKIDELANAILRITEQTNLLALNAAIEAAHAGDVGRGFAVVAGEIRKLAEESARTVEDIQNIVSAARASVALLADTSGKAVDFMDEGVAASATKLQGAAEQYSADAKRFETFMEGFKRTCDRMDETMNSIAKSIEQMTAAVNESADGISQVAFQTANMQQQVGSIQEKSNETNDNIEKLNELVKGFDI